In Mycolicibacterium mucogenicum DSM 44124, the following are encoded in one genomic region:
- a CDS encoding DUF7059 domain-containing protein — protein MTALDPLLVEALGADLRSAGYTTDGVAELLGDDANAAMGRGVWWPALRATADGGRLATLVRLFLLGTDEPVDAVQAAFPSAGLDELAAAGVLEVNDAVRAALDIRPHSDGIRDYFVVSDQDAALRGGPVEREHVLGIGGASMSLARAVIRTPVQRALDLGTGCGIQALHLNRHCADIVATDTNPRALTLARATAGLNGMSWDLRAGSLFEPVAGERFDLIVSNPPFVVGAGAQDYIYRDSGVAGDGLCRTIIENVGNYLTPGGTAQIMANWIVRDDDWRARVQDWLAGTGLHAWVVQRELADPVSYASLWLADAGESAEQIAQRGADWLDWFDAEGITGIGMGLISLRVPRPGEAPEQMLEEITDEPITGVEVEAFFARRAYLRDTSDEALLAARLSTAPVLLEQHSLPGPDGWQEIGCAVRRPGGPGAVLGVDEVFTALLAGCRGEVPLGTLIGLLAAHHGVDADALAEAALPEIREAIARGILYQAN, from the coding sequence TTGACCGCACTGGACCCGTTGTTGGTGGAAGCCCTCGGCGCTGATCTGCGCTCGGCCGGATACACCACCGACGGGGTGGCCGAACTGCTCGGCGACGACGCGAACGCCGCGATGGGCCGCGGCGTGTGGTGGCCGGCGCTGCGGGCGACGGCAGACGGCGGCCGACTGGCCACGTTGGTGCGCCTGTTCCTGCTCGGCACCGACGAACCGGTGGACGCGGTGCAGGCGGCGTTCCCGTCGGCCGGCCTCGACGAGCTGGCGGCGGCCGGCGTGCTCGAGGTGAACGACGCGGTCCGGGCGGCCCTCGACATCCGCCCGCATTCGGACGGGATTCGCGATTATTTCGTCGTCTCCGACCAGGATGCCGCCCTGCGCGGCGGGCCGGTCGAGCGCGAGCATGTGCTCGGCATCGGCGGCGCGTCGATGTCGTTGGCCCGGGCCGTGATTCGCACCCCGGTGCAACGCGCGCTCGATCTGGGCACCGGCTGCGGCATCCAGGCACTGCACCTGAACCGGCACTGCGCCGACATCGTGGCCACCGACACCAACCCGCGGGCACTGACGCTGGCGCGGGCCACCGCGGGCCTCAACGGGATGTCCTGGGATCTGCGGGCCGGCAGCCTGTTCGAGCCGGTGGCGGGGGAGCGGTTCGACCTGATCGTGTCCAACCCGCCGTTCGTGGTGGGCGCGGGTGCCCAGGACTACATCTACCGTGATTCGGGCGTGGCCGGAGATGGGCTGTGCCGCACCATCATCGAGAACGTCGGCAACTACCTGACGCCCGGTGGCACCGCCCAGATCATGGCCAATTGGATTGTCCGGGATGACGATTGGCGGGCCCGGGTGCAGGACTGGCTGGCCGGCACCGGGCTGCACGCCTGGGTGGTGCAACGGGAACTGGCCGACCCGGTCAGCTATGCGTCGCTGTGGCTGGCCGACGCGGGCGAGTCCGCGGAACAGATCGCACAGCGCGGCGCGGACTGGCTGGACTGGTTCGACGCCGAGGGCATCACCGGGATCGGCATGGGGCTGATCTCGCTGCGCGTGCCGCGTCCGGGTGAAGCGCCTGAACAGATGCTCGAGGAGATCACCGACGAACCCATCACGGGTGTCGAGGTGGAGGCGTTCTTCGCCCGTCGGGCCTACCTGCGCGACACTTCGGACGAGGCGTTGCTGGCCGCCCGGCTCTCGACCGCTCCGGTACTGCTGGAACAGCATTCACTGCCGGGTCCGGACGGCTGGCAGGAGATCGGCTGCGCCGTCCGTCGTCCCGGCGGGCCGGGCGCGGTCCTCGGGGTGGACGAGGTCTTCACCGCCCTGCTGGCCGGCTGCCGGGGCGAGGTGCCGTTGGGCACGCTCATCGGGCTGCTCGCCGCGCATCACGGTGTCGACGCCGACGCGCTCGCCGAGGCGGCGCTGCCCGAGATTCGCGAGGCCATCGCCCGCGGAATCCTGTATCAGGCCAACTGA